The region taaaaacatctaaaaatctaacatttctcctgttgagattgttgtaagcttaatcGAAGATGATTtatcttatttctagacatttctagcttgttttatgtcattttattaagtaaaattgtCTCACTCTGTTGGCAGATAAATGTGCTAGAAACCAGCAAAAagatctgccagtatagtgagatcattttacttaataagaTTATGtaaaacaagagaaaactgtCTTGAAATAAATTGAATAATCTTAATAAGTGGGCAACCATTTGATATATTGACCAAATTTACTGGACAAGATGCCATTTTTGTAGTGTGGTGCTTTTAGATATCTAACTATCTAACTAGATATCTGTCGTTTTCTACCATTCTCCATTCAGCTTGTGTAAGGCTTGATACTTTTTGATGAGTCGCACTACTCTAGACTGGAATAAGCAAACATGTCATAGTTAATTCACTGTTTGGTTGAACGATTAAGCCTCTGTATTCTTGCTGTTCTTGTTCCTCGCAGGTTTAATTTCCGGACCTTCCGTTGGATGCAGACGATGATTTTTGCCGTAGAGAAGATCAACAGAGACAGTCGACTCTTGCCCAACATCACCCTGGGCTACAAGATCTATGACTCGTGCAGTTCACCTCTGCATGCCCTTCGCACAGCTGTGGAGCTGATGGGGGGCAGAGAAGAGGAGAGTGATGGAACAGAGTGTCAGGGCAAAGTCCCTGTTGTCATTGGTGATGGTGGATCCACATTGTCACTGGTGGTTGCACACTTTCTAGGGGTTTTTCAACTGCCACAGGTGAGCATAGCTGTGTGGTGCTTAGTTCACTGTGTTTAAAGGAGGATTCCAGATTTTTCCCCACAGGGTCCTTGGTCATAATATAAAACCAGGGATTGCAACATTTACAACATATATTGAACTATTCTATTTGCAACCCAGTGCAACCAGAAAGCCTATACTTgcctgtttatagtttttctatgtaattttggagataaagtTTAAAGGCAGCTTTTTTGGGGCTATTTTGTCAACAACAGTTTGCAAACTaaaatctcaaaactattataaacCATTTCTCGGACATTGGGCAGCTTATTTGTTACCATTTCATTTTCAACTTTCTGTGACTTAACTTTAAATAGCATGAAACtctagatgtctggttcctatcactaccactatgAAGAACTGACTCTCTAGAAtgttcactgcaaaaaaatgatacCCTgccaagtgaaatgatctcaaatCTGGTcgatatgtctaatatttctcatgttgAGATGGCTGTGCACTTATTATACGATTAGCtggcttatttctagacatttgaCATCTAGATATTTGCTTGTTTCAGGTATTTTTagcaagtaaaatgatctgacTATATTGGCAGATTCATTTTGCTGATTTACGCacattgaaacaagcaaaattaacAGCTAATATAGTCAGATCATTTTctcaataaaatgacttaaaacaagtaaaaaatgtctgGAAATAAGGTagtcttaaattaagcttacaatAACCTCAAGAGGCAAAATCTTAGATTTATTGACtctaagatcattttacttgacaaaatatcattttttcctGTGTTGCTTTTCAAACCACTtcatctttgtttacatcttgttgatttttttaagtctATATGTGCTTGattgtaatttaaatttaattgtaACTTAAATATTTACTAAGTCTTTCTTCTCTAATCTCCAAAGGTTAGCTATTTCTCTAGCTGTGCTTGTTTAAGCAACAAGAAGGCATTCCCAGCCTTTCTGAGAACCATGCCCAGTGACTTCTTCCAAGTAAACGCCCTGGCTCAGCTGGTACAGCACTTCGGCTGGACCTGGGTGGGAACGGTCGCTGGGGACGACGCGTATGGTCGTGGGGGTGCCCAGATTTTTAATGACAAAGTTACCAAGCTGGGTGCCTGCATTGGTTTGTATGAGATCATTCCCAAAAACCATGCCCCAGCAGAGATGGCCAGGATAGTACAGCGCATTGGTGGGTCAGGCACTCGAGTGGTGCTAGTGTTTGCCCTAGAACAGGATGCGAAAGCTCTCTTCTCCGAGGCTCTGAAACACAACCTGACTGGGGTGCAGTGGTTGGCCAGTGAGGCTTGGATCACAGCGGCTATACTTACCACCCCAGAGTTCCACtccattctgcagggctctatGGGCTTTGCCATACGTAGGGCTGAAATCCCTAGCCTGCAGCCTTTCTTGCTGCGCCTGCACCCCTCCTCCTTTCCCGATGACCCTTTTGTTCTGCAGTTTTGGGAGGAGGTATTCAGGTGCTCCCTTCAGAATGGAAGCAAAGGGGTGGGCTCTGATGCCCTGCGCCCCTGTAATGGTTCAGAGGATCTTGCTAGTGTAAAGAGCATCTACTCAGATGTGTCTCAGCTGAGGATCTCCTATAATGTCTACAAGGCGGTGTACGCTATTGCCCATGCTCTAGATGCTATGCTGAGATGCGTGCCGGAGAGGGGGCCCTTCCCTGGGGGGGCGTGCCCTGACACTCTCAGCATTAGACCATGGCAGGTAGAAACATTAGCTCTCAATCTTGACGTGTTTTTATGGTTATGATTTCTTGGCTTGCTGAAGTGTCATGACATGTATCTCTATCTAACAGAAGAGCCAAAATAAAAGTATACAGCTTATGAGACACATCAAagccctttctctctctctttccctgccCAACCCCCTTGTTCCCTCTCTTATTGCTCTTGCCTTCTCTCCTCAGCTCCTGTACTATCTGAAAAAAGTGGACTTCATTAATGAACTTGGTGAGGAAACTAAGTTTGATGTTAACGGTGACCCTGTGGCCATGTATGACCTCATTAACTGGCAGCACTTGGCCAGTGGAGAAGTCCAGTATGCCACTGTGGGTAGATTTGATGAAATCAGGAGTGCTAATCTGGaaatagaagaagaaaataTCATCTGGAATGGTTATCAGAGACAAGTAAGCCCTGAGGTTTTACAAAATTTACAGATTTTACAGGCTAATGTGTTTCTTCTCATATCCATCCATAAGAAAGTACAATATCGGTGGTTCTCAAGCCCCTGTCCAGCCCATGTTTTTGCTCTTAGCCCCCCAGACAGAACCAGGTGTTCAGTGTTCTTAATAGCTTTGTTGACATGCGGAGCAAAAAGTGTGCAGTCTAGAGGCCATGAGGACTAGATTGAAAAACATactatataattacattttgaaTTCTGGTTCCttggaaaataaatgatttatatCTTTTTAGTTGTGCTGCTCTTTGTTGTGCAGgtccctgtgtctgtctgcagtAGCAGCTGTCCCCCGGGCACCAGGAAGGCCATTAGGCCTAGCTTCCCTGTCTGCTGCTTTGACTGCATTCTCTGTGCAGCTGGGGAGATTAGCAATCAGACAAGTGAGTCGACTGTAAATGTCTAAGCAAAGAAACAAGTCTGATACCCTGTGAAGACACTGAGAAATATAGACCATGCTGCATATATTAAACACTACATCTTAATTATTTCCTCCCATAACCTTTGAGAGAGTCACTCATGACTGTTCAGTGGGATTAATAATCTTATTAATCAAGAAGAGCTTCATCCCATACAAATGCAAGCCGGCGTCTATATTATGCAATTGATTAAGACACTACCAATTACCACTGTAGTTAGCAACTAGACAAGAGGACGCAATACAATATactaaattacaataaaaaaggaCAGTGCAGACCAAAGCTCAAAGCCCAAGcttaaatacagtacaataaatacataagaCTGTGTGAACTGTGAGAGTAATCACAATAAAAAGTAGTGCCGGGCCACTTTATAAAGTACACCAACATCCACCCAACATTTCACTACAAGTGTTGTTAGCCTCCCTTTACCCCATTTGTTAGTGGTCAATACCCACCAGGACCACCACATAAAtaattgggtggtggatcattctcagcactgcaataacactgacgtggtagtggtgtgttaatgtgtgttgcactggttcAAGTTCAGACAcaggagtgctgctggagattttactGCCCGCAGTATTGGACACACGTGCACACAGttctttatcagtggtcagtttctgaccacagaatgcTCAGGTCTGGATATATTTAGTTCAGCCGAGCAGAGAGTACAatgtcagtattactgcagtgctgagaatcatccaccactcaaataatacctgcctGCTCTGCGGTGGTCCTTGTCTAGTTCCTGAGCATTGATGAATGGGGTAAAGaggggctaacaaattatgcagagaaatgaATGGATTACAAAATGCACAAATATAGTGAGTGGACCGGACAAACTGGACAGTTAGCATTGATACAATGTAGATGGACCACTGGGTGTACATCACAACACAATTTGTCTTCATTTACTTACTTGGactatatttaatttacagctTATTGAGAAACAGTGCAATTATATTTCAAAGGAACGTGAGTTTACATCAAAAGGCAGCTGCAAAATAGATTACTGTTAATACCTAAACTGGAATTTGAAGTCCAGTCTCCAGTATACGAGCCTGTAACTTTACCCACTTTACTGTCCAATGACCTCAAATCATGGtgttgcaattttttttatatccaATCAGTGGAGCCTGATTTCAAACCTGTACTATAATGAAGCTCTTTAAGGATGATATTACAATTGGTTGTTGTTCAGCTTGACCATATTATTCAATGTGGCGCTTTCTTAAAGATTTATCAGTGATTTATCAGTAAGATTTCCAGTAATGTGATGGTCAGGACACATGTCTCATTCTGTTGTATTTACTTAATTCTCTGCAACCTTTTTGTCACCGACACTGATTATACActgagattcacttgaaagaggccccgaattttctgtaataactctaGCTAGGACGAAGCAGTCTTCGAAAAAGTCTTAACGTCCCTGTATCAGAGAGATGAGGTAGGTGCCAGACAGTCATTGTGACATTTAACTTCCATTTGCAACTTCTGGTGTATACCCgtgtaccccttcatgtgtctggcagaacatggagatcacttccagcattgcATGTATTGATTACACATACGTCAAGGTATGTTCTGTATGTTTTGGTCAGATTGcatcagtcgtgggctggaggttagggaacccgccctgtgactggaagcttgctggtttgatcaccttggctgacagtccatgactgaagtgcccttgagcaagacacctaacccccaactgctccctgggtgccatggatagggctgttcactgctctgggcaagtgtgcacactgccccctagtgtgtgtgtttactagtgtgcatgcatgtgggtctttcactgcacggatgggttaaatgcagaggtctaatttcacagtgcgcaaacaaacacagttggctaatggttctaAATCATTCTTCCTAACGGGAGTCATAACAGAACATTCTGGGCCTCTTTTGAATAAACCTCCCCATACAAGCTTACCAAGAGGGCCTTTTTAAAAGCCTGAGGGTGAAAGGGCTTTGGGCCTATATATGCACATATCTGGTTGTGTTGATGTCACACACTTTAATGTATAAATGATGCACACATTTTAATTGAGACCAGTCATCTTTTCCAGTACACCTATGTCACGTGTCCTGACCATGTGATTTCTCAGATGCCGTAGAGTGTGCGACTTGTCCACCTGAATTCTGGTCCAACCTGAAGAGGGATGCCTGCATCCCGAAGCTGGTGGAGTTCCTGTCCTATGGTGACACCATGGGCATGGCACTGTTGGCTGTGGCTCTGCTGGGCTCCTGCGCTACCCTCGTCATCGGCCTGGTTTTCGCCTGCAAGCGTCACACACCTCTCGTCCGTGCCAACAACTCAGAGCTTAGCTTCCTCATCCTCAGCTCTCTGTGGCTGTGCTTCCTGTGTGCGCTGGCCTTTATCGGGCAGCCCACAGCCTGGTCGTGCCAGTTACGGCATACGGCCTTTGGCATCGCcttctgcctctgcctctcttgCATCTTGGGAAAGACCATGGTGGTCTTGATGGCTTTCAAGGCCACTCTCCCAGGCAGCAATGCAATGAGGTGGTTCAGGCCACCACAACTGCGTGCTGTGATTTTCCTCTGCACTGCAGTGCAGGTAGGAATTTGTGGTGCGTGGCTGGGCCTGGCGCCTCCCTTCCCTCGTAGACTGATGACCCGCGAGTCTGCACGTATCATCCTCCTGTGTGACATGGGCTCCACACTTGCCTTCTCCCTGGTGCTGGGCTACATAGGTCTGCTGGCCGCCGTCTGCTTCCTGTTGGCCTTTTTTGCACGGAAACTGCCAGACAACTTCAACGAGGCCAAGTTCATCACCTTCAGCATGCTGATCTTCTGTGCGGTGTGGATTGCCTTTGTGCCAGCATACGTCAGCTCTCCAGGGAAGTACACTGTGGCTGTGGAGGTCTTTGCCATCCTGGCCTCCAGTTACGGCCTTCTACTGTGCATCTTTGCCCCAAAGTGTTACGTAATACTACTCAGACCAGAGAAGAATACAAAGAAACACCTCATGGGCAACTCCATGACAGAAAAGAGATTCtaacaataaatagtaattttatacatatgaaatttttttttttttttttttttttgagttttatgtATATAAACCCATAAACTCTGGTGTTTccagtatttaattaaaatattttagtaaCATTTTAATATTGGGGTACATTATAATGCTCTTGTATCTCTTATTAGTCTTCATCAAGTAGTAAACAATTATACTGCAgtttattactactttattagCAATAACTAGGGTGAATTATGCATTTTCCAGAGCATTTTAACTTGTGTATTATACATCATAATTTTTCTTGCTCACGAATATTTATCACcaatttttcaggagaaaaaaaaaaatcatgtgagTTTACCATTGAGCTGTGCTGCATGacattatgtaatattataGTTAAAAAGGCATTTCATAATTTTGAACCATCATATCCCATAATGGTGTGCAGTAAGAAAATATTGGTAGCATCTATAAACATATACTGCATTCATAAGGTATCacaaacatggctataaatatttctaaaaatgcattacacattatagccatgtttattatgcattatgaattgttaacataatgcgttataagtactgttcataataCATTACAAGAGCTCATAAACTGTATTTgtctgctctaagtaaagtgaagtgtactggactaaagcctcttccagtgttaagagtgaggcttgaagtttaaatatttactgaaacactaaaacacacacagtaaaacacattACAGGCATCAAATCTCAGAGttgccatcagtgtttcacccaatgtgggaaagtcaatgtacaccactgttaatgtgcaccaccgttagcctgcaactaacttaacactgcatatccaatagaatgctatcataaattagcattactgtactgtagtgatGATACACAGTGAAGGCTTCTAGCGcttgacgttagaaccagtgagggaacaaattacaaagACAACTCTACTAtctcgcctctccctctccaggccttcactccacagtgactttaTGCTCAAATAAAATATCGGAAATCTCAGGGCATAAATAAACTCTGTTTATTATTGCTTTGCGCtttccaagctgggactgaatTCTTTGGCACTTaaagtataacatgttattaacactacttataatgcattataataacaATCCACAATGTATAATAAAGATGGTCATAAAGTGTAG is a window of Pygocentrus nattereri isolate fPygNat1 chromosome 7, fPygNat1.pri, whole genome shotgun sequence DNA encoding:
- the LOC108434071 gene encoding extracellular calcium-sensing receptor-like: MQWWGVYACLCAPVAFLCTLISAQLLQQQTCRLIRPSRLPTVAKEGNITLGALFSLHDAVLESELSFTSQPEPAQCTGFNFRTFRWMQTMIFAVEKINRDSRLLPNITLGYKIYDSCSSPLHALRTAVELMGGREEESDGTECQGKVPVVIGDGGSTLSLVVAHFLGVFQLPQVSYFSSCACLSNKKAFPAFLRTMPSDFFQVNALAQLVQHFGWTWVGTVAGDDAYGRGGAQIFNDKVTKLGACIGLYEIIPKNHAPAEMARIVQRIGGSGTRVVLVFALEQDAKALFSEALKHNLTGVQWLASEAWITAAILTTPEFHSILQGSMGFAIRRAEIPSLQPFLLRLHPSSFPDDPFVLQFWEEVFRCSLQNGSKGVGSDALRPCNGSEDLASVKSIYSDVSQLRISYNVYKAVYAIAHALDAMLRCVPERGPFPGGACPDTLSIRPWQLLYYLKKVDFINELGEETKFDVNGDPVAMYDLINWQHLASGEVQYATVGRFDEIRSANLEIEEENIIWNGYQRQVPVSVCSSSCPPGTRKAIRPSFPVCCFDCILCAAGEISNQTNAVECATCPPEFWSNLKRDACIPKLVEFLSYGDTMGMALLAVALLGSCATLVIGLVFACKRHTPLVRANNSELSFLILSSLWLCFLCALAFIGQPTAWSCQLRHTAFGIAFCLCLSCILGKTMVVLMAFKATLPGSNAMRWFRPPQLRAVIFLCTAVQVGICGAWLGLAPPFPRRLMTRESARIILLCDMGSTLAFSLVLGYIGLLAAVCFLLAFFARKLPDNFNEAKFITFSMLIFCAVWIAFVPAYVSSPGKYTVAVEVFAILASSYGLLLCIFAPKCYVILLRPEKNTKKHLMGNSMTEKRF